From the genome of Fusobacterium varium, one region includes:
- the ihfA_3 gene encoding Integration host factor subunit alpha: protein MNKMELAKLYIKASKSEISIKKAVEEIDIFLKTMQEALVISGKVKFMKKGTFEVLKKEPRIISNPSTRELMKIYPRRTVKFRASKSIME, encoded by the coding sequence ATGAATAAGATGGAATTGGCTAAATTATATATCAAAGCAAGTAAAAGTGAAATATCAATAAAAAAAGCAGTGGAGGAAATAGATATATTTCTAAAAACTATGCAGGAAGCTTTGGTGATAAGTGGAAAGGTAAAATTTATGAAAAAAGGAACTTTTGAAGTACTAAAAAAAGAACCAAGAATAATATCGAATCCATCAACTAGAGAATTGATGAAAATTTATCCTAGAAGAACAGTAAAGTTTAGAGCATCAAAAAGTATAATGGAATAA
- the ihfA_4 gene encoding Integration host factor subunit alpha, whose product MTEKEFIKYYRNRNHLKNVKEAKEKVELFWDTILKALDEDEKVVLKNWGTFEKKEVKARRVMIPKMDKIIIIDAKEKIRFKAGKGLRNVINGADVDE is encoded by the coding sequence ATGACAGAAAAAGAATTTATAAAATATTATAGAAATAGAAATCATTTAAAGAATGTTAAGGAAGCAAAAGAAAAAGTGGAATTATTTTGGGATACAATACTAAAAGCTTTAGATGAAGATGAAAAAGTAGTATTAAAGAATTGGGGAACATTTGAGAAAAAAGAAGTAAAAGCAAGAAGAGTAATGATACCCAAGATGGATAAAATAATAATAATCGATGCAAAAGAAAAGATAAGATTCAAAGCAGGGAAAGGATTGAGAAATGTGATAAATGGAGCTGATGTAGATGAATAA
- a CDS encoding Predicted metal-binding protein: MYRTEVKLKKIPMEELKENYCDRDKFEKFCKECRNYGSTWSCPPYAFSVEEYLEEYKYMYLAGIKIIFDEETLKEINTKDKINNYTTETLKYMKDKIMKELLRIEKIYTGSKSFSAGGCKLCDDCSRKNNIQCQHPDMMRYSLESMGFDVGGISSKLLNYELKWATETSLPEYFSLVTGLMTTTEIEGFEKELII, translated from the coding sequence ATGTATAGAACAGAGGTAAAGCTGAAAAAGATACCTATGGAAGAGCTGAAAGAGAATTACTGCGATAGAGATAAGTTTGAAAAATTTTGTAAAGAATGTAGGAATTATGGAAGTACATGGTCATGTCCACCATATGCTTTTTCTGTAGAAGAGTATCTGGAAGAGTACAAATATATGTATCTTGCAGGGATTAAAATTATTTTTGATGAGGAAACTTTAAAAGAAATAAATACAAAAGATAAGATAAATAACTATACTACAGAAACTCTTAAATACATGAAAGATAAAATAATGAAAGAACTTTTGAGAATAGAAAAAATATACACTGGAAGCAAAAGCTTTTCTGCTGGTGGGTGTAAACTTTGTGATGACTGCTCCAGAAAAAATAATATTCAGTGTCAGCACCCAGATATGATGAGATATTCTCTTGAATCAATGGGATTTGATGTGGGAGGAATATCAAGCAAACTATTAAATTATGAATTAAAATGGGCAACAGAAACTTCTTTGCCTGAATATTTTTCTTTGGTTACAGGACTTATGACTACAACAGAAATAGAAGGGTTTGAAAAGGAACTTATAATTTAA